Proteins from one Faecalibacterium sp. I3-3-33 genomic window:
- a CDS encoding FprA family A-type flavoprotein, producing MSMKKISEAILGVGVDDTTIDLFESQYPVPTGVSYNSYVILDEKTTILDTVDARATEPWLENLAEALGGCKPAYLVVSHMEPDHGANVAKLAALYPEMQVVGNAKTFQYMEQFFGADAIAPERRVVVKDGESLSLGAHTLTFVFAPMVHWPEVMVSYESSEKVLFSADGFGRFGAVAKFDENADWASEARRYYLNIVGKYGPQVQALLKKAAALDIKTICPLHGPVLTGDLSKYLNYYDLWSSYKAEEPEKILVASASIHGHTRAAAHTMAEKLRAQGAKVVEMDLTRTDVSYAVTEAFRCGKIVLACATYDGFLFPPMENLLAHLKTKNFQNRTVGLMENGTWAPMAAKLMHAELESMKNITLCENVVTIRSAANAAAEAQMDALAAELVAK from the coding sequence ATGAGCATGAAAAAAATCAGCGAAGCCATTCTTGGTGTAGGCGTGGACGATACTACCATCGACCTGTTCGAGAGCCAGTATCCGGTGCCCACCGGGGTCAGCTATAATTCCTATGTCATTCTGGACGAAAAGACCACCATTCTGGACACGGTGGACGCCCGCGCCACTGAGCCTTGGCTGGAAAACCTTGCCGAGGCACTGGGCGGCTGCAAGCCCGCCTATCTGGTTGTCTCCCACATGGAGCCGGACCACGGTGCCAACGTGGCAAAGCTGGCAGCCCTCTACCCGGAAATGCAGGTGGTGGGCAACGCCAAGACCTTCCAGTATATGGAGCAGTTCTTTGGCGCAGATGCCATTGCTCCGGAGCGCCGCGTGGTGGTGAAGGACGGCGAGAGCCTGAGCCTTGGCGCCCACACCCTCACCTTTGTGTTTGCCCCCATGGTGCACTGGCCGGAGGTCATGGTCAGCTACGAGAGCAGCGAGAAGGTGCTGTTCTCCGCCGATGGCTTTGGCCGCTTTGGCGCTGTGGCAAAGTTTGACGAAAACGCCGACTGGGCCAGCGAAGCCCGCCGCTACTACCTGAACATCGTGGGCAAGTACGGCCCGCAGGTGCAGGCACTGCTCAAAAAAGCTGCGGCACTGGACATCAAGACGATCTGCCCGCTGCACGGCCCGGTGCTTACCGGCGATCTGAGCAAGTACCTGAACTACTACGATCTCTGGTCCAGCTACAAGGCTGAGGAGCCGGAAAAGATCCTGGTAGCCAGCGCATCCATCCACGGCCACACTCGCGCCGCCGCCCACACCATGGCTGAAAAGCTGCGCGCACAGGGCGCAAAGGTGGTGGAGATGGACCTGACCCGCACTGATGTGTCCTACGCCGTCACCGAGGCTTTCCGCTGCGGCAAGATCGTGTTGGCCTGCGCCACCTACGATGGCTTCCTCTTCCCGCCGATGGAGAACCTGCTGGCTCACCTCAAGACCAAGAACTTCCAGAACCGCACCGTCGGCCTGATGGAAAACGGCACTTGGGCACCCATGGCTGCAAAGCTTATGCATGCAGAGCTGGAGAGCATGAAGAACATCACCCTCTGCGAGAATGTGGTCACCATCCGCTCTGCCGCCAACGCCGCCGCTGAGGCACAGATGGACGCCCTTGCCGCAGAACTCGTGGCAAAGTAA
- a CDS encoding ABC transporter substrate-binding protein, with the protein MKRWLRFTAAVLAAAFLFALTGCGSSTNSASFTWFVDSIPANLDPQVASAASDVIACENLYGTLVRKDPDGELVPGLCEKWTVSSDGLTYTFTLKDGLTYAAAKGAATEYDITAEDFVFAFRRIFRADTASPYAVEFSAIQNSAAVQAGLADESSLGVSANGALTLVFRLSERDDNFLAKLALPGAAPCDEAFFESTRGTYGLTAKTTLASGSFYLYNWTTNGLFLRRTVESPLVGSLRLVQDTSGSGKSAAQLIADDKCSAALDESGEATSLQTVSYSDTTWALLFNAAEGSVFQNQQLRQALAGIARENADVPSSGLYAAAKGLVPEGLTVDGLDYRETAGNPLPTIPEPKALYLAARQGMATSDFSGVTLLLPKNAGLGELADQINSAWQKECSLFFSVEEVEQDEFDARIAAGKYTIALAPIRAEGGSVYQMLQQFTTEGGSLTGYADTVYADRLALSAQQTGKDRCALLAQCERQLLESCTVVPLMAQQKRLLLANGVRDLVFDPFFPVLDLTWAKMS; encoded by the coding sequence TTGAAACGATGGTTGCGTTTTACCGCAGCGGTACTGGCTGCTGCGTTTCTTTTTGCCCTGACCGGCTGCGGCAGCTCCACAAACTCTGCCAGCTTTACATGGTTCGTGGACAGCATCCCCGCAAATCTGGATCCGCAGGTGGCTTCCGCTGCGTCGGATGTCATCGCCTGCGAGAACCTGTACGGCACACTGGTGCGCAAGGACCCGGACGGTGAACTTGTGCCGGGGCTCTGTGAGAAGTGGACGGTGTCCTCGGACGGGCTGACCTACACCTTTACCCTGAAGGACGGCCTGACCTACGCAGCCGCCAAGGGTGCCGCCACAGAGTACGACATTACCGCCGAGGACTTTGTGTTTGCGTTCCGGCGTATTTTCCGCGCCGATACCGCCTCGCCCTATGCGGTGGAGTTTTCCGCCATCCAGAACAGCGCCGCCGTGCAAGCGGGACTGGCGGACGAAAGCAGTCTGGGCGTTTCGGCCAATGGGGCGCTGACGTTGGTGTTCCGGCTGAGTGAGCGGGACGATAACTTCTTAGCAAAGCTGGCATTGCCCGGTGCAGCCCCCTGTGACGAGGCCTTTTTTGAGAGCACCCGGGGCACCTATGGGCTGACTGCCAAGACTACGCTTGCAAGCGGCAGCTTTTACCTGTATAACTGGACGACGAACGGCCTGTTTTTGCGGCGCACCGTGGAAAGCCCACTGGTCGGCAGTCTGCGTCTGGTGCAGGACACCAGCGGCAGCGGCAAAAGCGCAGCCCAGCTTATTGCCGACGACAAATGCTCGGCAGCGCTGGACGAGAGCGGCGAAGCCACCAGCTTACAGACCGTAAGCTATTCCGACACCACATGGGCGCTGCTGTTCAACGCGGCGGAGGGGTCGGTGTTCCAGAACCAGCAGCTGCGGCAGGCGCTGGCCGGGATTGCCCGGGAAAACGCCGATGTGCCCTCCAGCGGCCTGTACGCCGCCGCAAAGGGGCTTGTGCCGGAGGGTCTGACCGTGGACGGTCTGGACTACCGCGAGACTGCCGGGAATCCCCTGCCCACCATCCCGGAGCCGAAGGCCTTGTATCTGGCTGCGCGGCAGGGCATGGCGACCTCGGATTTTTCCGGCGTGACCCTGCTGCTGCCCAAGAACGCCGGGCTGGGCGAACTGGCCGACCAGATCAACAGCGCATGGCAGAAGGAGTGCTCCCTGTTCTTCTCGGTGGAGGAGGTAGAACAAGACGAATTTGACGCCCGCATTGCCGCCGGGAAATACACCATTGCCCTTGCGCCCATCCGTGCCGAGGGCGGCAGCGTGTACCAGATGCTGCAGCAGTTCACCACTGAGGGAGGTAGCCTGACCGGCTATGCCGATACTGTTTATGCCGACCGGCTGGCACTGAGCGCACAGCAGACCGGCAAGGACCGTTGCGCTCTGTTGGCGCAGTGCGAGCGGCAGCTGCTGGAAAGCTGCACCGTAGTGCCCCTGATGGCACAGCAGAAGCGTCTGCTGCTGGCAAATGGCGTGCGCGACTTGGTATTCGACCCGTTTTTCCCTGTGCTGGACCTGACTTGGGCCAAAATGAGTTGA
- the murD gene encoding UDP-N-acetylmuramoyl-L-alanine--D-glutamate ligase, producing MQKDQQKLAQLIQGKKVAFIGAGVSHKTLIKEFVELGAHVTLCDQKKSVEDFGDYAATIRELGIDLSLGENYLDGFKGQDIIMRTPGFVGYFEKPLQDAMAAGTMVTSEVELFFDFCPCEIVAVTGSDGKTTTTTLISKFYEAAGRKVHLGGNIGAALLPMLPEVSPEDVAVVELSSFQLISMHASPNIAVVTNVTPNHLDHHKDMQEYIDAKRNILLYQKQPCRAVLGYENEISRSMQADCKGKQVWFTRLHDTDNGAFLRKEDGMLCMAEDGVVTPFLAQKDIKLRGLHNIENLLAAAAAVWGEVPVEAIRQVGSTFTGVEHRIEPVRTLDGVLYYNDSIGTSPTRTIAGLRSFDRKVILIAGGYDKHIPYEPLAPEIIAHVKNLVLMGATGPRIEQAVRECPGFDETALPIQHADNMQHAVELARAAAKPGDIIILSPASASFDLYPNFEVRGREFKKIVNALK from the coding sequence ATGCAGAAAGATCAGCAGAAGCTTGCCCAGCTTATTCAGGGCAAAAAGGTCGCCTTTATCGGCGCAGGCGTCAGCCACAAGACCCTCATCAAGGAGTTTGTGGAGCTGGGCGCTCATGTGACCCTGTGCGACCAGAAAAAGAGCGTGGAGGACTTTGGCGATTACGCCGCCACCATCCGGGAGCTGGGTATTGACCTGAGCCTTGGCGAAAACTATCTGGACGGCTTCAAGGGACAGGACATCATCATGCGCACCCCGGGCTTTGTGGGCTACTTTGAAAAGCCCCTGCAGGATGCCATGGCTGCTGGTACCATGGTCACCAGTGAGGTGGAACTGTTCTTCGACTTCTGCCCCTGCGAGATCGTGGCCGTGACCGGCTCGGACGGCAAGACCACCACCACCACCCTTATCTCCAAGTTCTACGAGGCTGCAGGCCGCAAGGTGCATTTGGGCGGCAACATTGGCGCAGCGCTGCTGCCCATGCTGCCGGAGGTGTCCCCGGAGGATGTGGCTGTGGTAGAGCTTTCCAGCTTCCAGCTGATCAGCATGCACGCAAGCCCCAACATTGCGGTGGTCACCAACGTGACCCCGAACCATCTGGACCACCACAAGGACATGCAGGAATACATCGATGCCAAGCGCAATATCCTGCTGTACCAGAAGCAGCCCTGCCGCGCCGTGCTGGGCTATGAGAACGAGATCAGCCGCTCCATGCAGGCAGACTGCAAGGGCAAGCAGGTGTGGTTCACCCGCCTGCACGATACCGACAACGGTGCTTTCCTGCGCAAGGAGGACGGCATGCTCTGCATGGCTGAGGATGGCGTCGTGACCCCTTTCCTTGCCCAAAAGGACATCAAGCTGCGCGGTCTGCACAACATCGAAAACCTGCTGGCTGCGGCCGCTGCTGTGTGGGGCGAGGTGCCCGTAGAAGCCATCCGTCAGGTGGGCAGCACCTTCACCGGTGTGGAGCACCGCATCGAGCCGGTGCGCACTCTGGACGGCGTGCTGTACTATAACGACTCCATCGGTACCAGCCCTACCCGCACCATTGCCGGTCTGCGCAGCTTTGACCGTAAGGTCATCCTCATCGCGGGCGGCTACGATAAGCACATCCCCTACGAGCCGCTGGCACCGGAGATCATCGCCCACGTCAAAAATCTGGTGCTGATGGGCGCTACCGGCCCCCGCATCGAGCAGGCTGTGCGGGAGTGCCCCGGCTTTGACGAGACTGCGCTGCCCATTCAGCACGCAGATAACATGCAGCACGCCGTAGAGCTGGCGCGTGCCGCCGCAAAGCCGGGCGATATCATCATTCTGTCCCCGGCAAGCGCCTCCTTTGATCTGTATCCCAACTTTGAAGTGCGCGGCCGCGAGTTCAAAAAGATCGTCAACGCGCTCAAGTGA
- a CDS encoding GNAT family N-acetyltransferase: MIAQVKDAKRRTRFANACRGLPVLDALLPLDCALFRKSQPWRFYAGSTLALELSGSTAWLAGHANPAELASFLSFCGCESAILDETVCPPPDGWHKAETLTVFGLPQTGPLPLPAVDEALWAQLTLCREAPAARVAAALYPADPARQADFYSELCTKRSRGRAMAWTLEQGSAVVCTVGAYALCNGQAYMACGQTAEPLRGRGIGGRLIVEMANSLAAEGLRPVFLCAPERVRFYARLGFAKQAEYARYVPEK; this comes from the coding sequence GTGATTGCACAGGTAAAGGATGCAAAGCGCCGTACCCGGTTCGCGAATGCCTGCCGGGGTCTGCCGGTGCTGGACGCTCTGCTGCCGCTGGACTGTGCGCTCTTTCGCAAAAGTCAGCCGTGGCGGTTCTACGCGGGTTCCACGCTGGCACTGGAACTTTCCGGCAGCACGGCATGGCTGGCGGGGCACGCAAACCCAGCAGAGCTGGCAAGCTTTTTGTCCTTCTGCGGGTGCGAGAGTGCCATTCTGGACGAGACTGTCTGCCCGCCGCCGGACGGCTGGCACAAGGCAGAAACGCTGACCGTGTTCGGTCTGCCGCAGACTGGGCCGCTGCCCCTGCCCGCCGTGGACGAAGCCTTGTGGGCGCAGCTGACCCTCTGTCGGGAAGCGCCCGCCGCCCGGGTGGCAGCAGCACTTTACCCCGCAGACCCCGCCCGGCAGGCAGACTTTTACTCAGAACTGTGCACAAAGCGCAGCCGGGGCAGGGCAATGGCGTGGACATTGGAGCAGGGTAGCGCGGTCGTCTGCACCGTGGGTGCTTATGCCCTGTGCAATGGGCAGGCCTACATGGCCTGCGGGCAGACCGCAGAGCCGCTGCGGGGCAGAGGCATCGGCGGGCGGCTCATTGTGGAAATGGCAAACAGCCTTGCCGCTGAAGGGCTGCGCCCGGTGTTCCTCTGCGCACCGGAGCGGGTGCGGTTTTATGCCCGCCTTGGCTTTGCAAAGCAGGCAGAGTATGCCCGCTATGTGCCCGAAAAATAA
- a CDS encoding methionine gamma-lyase family protein: MSILNHFFDYKPEVLALDEKAMELCQPYFRQMEEIRDFNQLKMLKAFADTQMSSTDMLGTTGYGLWDTGRAKLEQIFAQVMGAEDALVRSQFQSGTHTLAVALFGLLRAGDTLLAATGRPYDTLEGVIGLDGKGKGTGTLMDYGVNYDEAPLKADFTPDYDLIAQKAPGAKVCHIQRSRGYLQRNAFDLATIRKIADTARAANPEIIIFVDNCYGEFTQTQEPCQVGADIAVGSLIKNPGGGIAPTGGYIVGRKDLVELCAYRLNAPGLGKELGCTLETPRDMYLGFYYAPGVVCEAIKTAIYAQCMLELLGKKPIPRYCEDHNDIVTCFDAGTAEALIGFCQGIQAASPVDSYAAPEPSPEPGYTDEVVMASGSFTQGSTIELSCDGPLRAPYTCYLQGGLNFAASRAGVLLAIQKAYFKE; encoded by the coding sequence ATGTCGATTCTGAACCACTTTTTTGATTACAAGCCCGAGGTACTGGCGCTGGATGAAAAGGCTATGGAGCTGTGCCAGCCCTATTTCCGCCAGATGGAGGAGATCCGGGACTTCAACCAGCTGAAGATGCTCAAGGCCTTTGCCGATACCCAGATGTCCTCCACCGATATGCTGGGCACCACCGGCTACGGCCTGTGGGATACCGGCCGCGCCAAGCTGGAGCAGATCTTTGCGCAGGTCATGGGCGCAGAGGATGCGCTGGTGCGCAGCCAGTTCCAAAGCGGCACCCACACGCTGGCGGTGGCGCTGTTCGGTCTGCTGCGGGCAGGGGATACCCTGCTGGCCGCCACCGGCCGTCCCTACGATACGCTGGAGGGCGTCATCGGTCTGGACGGCAAGGGCAAGGGCACTGGTACCCTGATGGACTACGGCGTGAACTATGACGAAGCCCCTCTCAAGGCCGACTTCACCCCGGATTACGACCTGATCGCCCAGAAAGCCCCCGGCGCAAAGGTATGCCATATCCAGCGCAGCCGCGGCTATTTACAGCGCAACGCCTTTGATCTGGCCACCATCCGCAAAATTGCCGATACCGCCCGCGCCGCAAACCCGGAGATCATCATCTTTGTGGACAACTGCTACGGCGAGTTCACCCAGACGCAGGAACCCTGTCAGGTGGGCGCGGATATCGCAGTGGGCAGCCTGATCAAGAACCCCGGCGGCGGCATTGCTCCCACCGGCGGCTACATCGTGGGTCGCAAGGATCTGGTGGAACTGTGCGCTTACCGCCTGAACGCCCCTGGCCTTGGCAAGGAGCTGGGTTGCACGTTGGAGACCCCCCGGGATATGTATCTGGGCTTCTACTACGCCCCCGGCGTGGTGTGCGAGGCTATCAAGACCGCCATCTACGCCCAGTGCATGCTGGAGCTGCTGGGCAAAAAGCCCATCCCGCGCTACTGCGAGGATCACAACGATATCGTTACCTGCTTTGATGCCGGTACGGCGGAGGCGCTCATCGGCTTCTGTCAGGGGATTCAGGCTGCCAGCCCCGTGGACAGCTACGCCGCCCCGGAACCCAGTCCGGAGCCGGGCTATACCGATGAGGTGGTTATGGCCAGCGGCAGCTTTACGCAGGGCAGCACCATCGAGCTTTCCTGCGATGGCCCTCTGCGCGCCCCCTATACCTGCTACCTGCAGGGCGGCTTGAACTTTGCAGCCAGCCGCGCCGGTGTGCTGCTGGCTATCCAGAAAGCATATTTTAAGGAGTAA
- a CDS encoding methylglyoxal synthase has translation MTIAILAHDSRKELALQFCTAYSAILSRNNVIATGTTGRMLAQTTGLPVHCYLSGKLGGVQQITSRVACDEVDLVLFFRDPLKADAASLTEQNLLRLCDMHSVPIATNIATAEVLLRGLDQGDLDYREGMHPALIEPIPVVQARAV, from the coding sequence ATGACGATTGCAATTCTTGCCCATGATTCCCGCAAAGAACTGGCTCTGCAATTCTGTACCGCTTACAGTGCCATCCTTTCCCGCAATAATGTTATCGCCACCGGTACCACCGGTCGGATGCTTGCGCAGACCACCGGCCTGCCGGTGCACTGCTACCTCTCCGGTAAGCTGGGCGGTGTGCAGCAGATCACCTCCCGCGTTGCCTGCGATGAAGTGGATCTGGTGCTGTTCTTCCGCGACCCGCTGAAGGCCGATGCCGCCAGCCTGACCGAGCAGAATCTGCTGCGCCTGTGCGATATGCACAGCGTACCCATTGCTACCAACATTGCTACCGCAGAGGTGCTGCTGCGCGGTCTGGATCAGGGAGATCTGGACTACCGTGAGGGGATGCACCCGGCCTTGATCGAGCCGATCCCCGTGGTGCAGGCTCGTGCCGTGTAA
- a CDS encoding glutamate-5-semialdehyde dehydrogenase produces MTTQEILEAARGAKAALALADGATRTQALHSMAAQLCSPDSMTAILSANADDMAAAKGHISEVMLDRLALTEERIRAMAKGIEEVAALPDPVGRVLKRVERPNGLVIEKTAVPMGVIAIIYESRPNVTSDAAALAIKSGNACILRCGKEAWRSANAIVQALRQGLRENSLPENAVCLIEDTTHASANALMTAVGYVDLLIPRGGAGLIRACVENAKVPCIQTGTGICHIFVDDTADQAKALDIIENAKASRPSVCNAEEVCLVHSAIAQEFLPKLAQRLGPDRVAAGKLPVELRLDARAAAIIPGTPAGPADFDTEFLDYILAVKVVDSVDEAIAHIAQHSTGHSEAILTRTQADADRFTAAVDSAAVYVNCSTRFTDGGEFGLGCEMGISTQKLHARGPMGLEELCSYKYVIHGDGQIR; encoded by the coding sequence ATGACTACACAGGAAATTCTGGAAGCCGCCCGCGGGGCAAAGGCTGCGCTGGCACTGGCTGATGGCGCTACCCGCACACAGGCACTGCACAGTATGGCTGCGCAGCTGTGCAGCCCGGATAGCATGACTGCCATCCTTTCCGCCAACGCCGACGATATGGCCGCTGCAAAGGGACATATCAGCGAGGTGATGCTGGATCGTCTTGCCCTGACCGAGGAGCGCATCCGCGCCATGGCAAAGGGCATTGAAGAGGTTGCCGCCCTGCCCGATCCGGTGGGCCGGGTGCTGAAGCGGGTGGAGCGCCCCAACGGGCTGGTAATCGAAAAGACCGCCGTGCCCATGGGCGTGATTGCCATCATCTACGAGAGCCGTCCCAACGTGACCAGCGATGCCGCCGCCCTTGCTATCAAGAGCGGCAACGCCTGCATCCTGCGCTGCGGCAAGGAAGCATGGCGCAGCGCCAACGCCATTGTGCAGGCTCTGCGGCAGGGGCTGCGGGAGAACAGCCTGCCGGAAAACGCGGTCTGCCTGATCGAGGATACCACCCACGCTTCTGCCAACGCCCTGATGACCGCCGTGGGCTATGTGGATCTGCTGATCCCCCGGGGCGGCGCAGGGCTGATCCGCGCCTGCGTGGAGAATGCCAAGGTACCCTGCATCCAGACCGGTACCGGTATCTGCCACATTTTTGTGGACGACACCGCCGATCAGGCCAAGGCGCTGGACATTATTGAAAACGCCAAGGCCAGCCGCCCCAGCGTGTGCAACGCCGAGGAGGTGTGTCTGGTGCACTCTGCCATTGCACAGGAGTTTCTTCCCAAGCTCGCACAGCGTCTTGGCCCCGACCGCGTGGCTGCGGGCAAGCTGCCGGTAGAGCTGCGGCTGGACGCACGCGCCGCCGCCATTATTCCCGGCACACCCGCCGGCCCTGCGGACTTTGACACCGAGTTTCTGGACTACATCCTTGCCGTCAAGGTGGTGGACAGCGTGGACGAAGCCATTGCCCACATTGCGCAGCACTCCACCGGCCACAGCGAGGCCATTCTGACCCGGACGCAGGCAGACGCCGACCGGTTCACCGCTGCGGTAGACAGCGCCGCTGTGTATGTGAACTGCTCCACCCGCTTTACGGACGGCGGCGAGTTTGGTCTGGGCTGCGAGATGGGTATTTCCACTCAGAAGCTGCACGCCCGGGGCCCCATGGGGCTGGAGGAACTTTGCAGCTACAAGTACGTTATCCACGGTGACGGGCAGATTCGCTGA
- the proB gene encoding glutamate 5-kinase, which produces MRIVVKVGTSTLAYPTGRLNIRHAEELVKVLSDLKNEGHEVILVSSGAIGMGVGKLSLPARPKDTTTKQACAAVGQCELMYTYDRLFSAYDHTVAQILLTGVDVEHTERRVNIQNTLTRLLELGALPIINENDSVATDEITSIGDNDTLAAIVACCCKADLLVLLSDIDGLYTANPHTHPDAALIPLVEEITSEVMALADGAGSALGTGGMATKLRAARMVTGSGADMVIANGAHPELLYDIAAGKPIGTRFAGHKQPALSTQEV; this is translated from the coding sequence ATGCGCATCGTTGTGAAAGTGGGCACCTCCACATTGGCATACCCCACCGGGCGGCTGAACATCCGCCATGCAGAGGAACTGGTCAAGGTATTGAGCGATTTAAAGAACGAGGGACACGAGGTCATTCTGGTGTCCTCCGGCGCTATTGGCATGGGCGTGGGCAAGCTTTCGCTGCCTGCACGCCCCAAGGATACCACCACCAAGCAGGCCTGCGCTGCCGTGGGACAGTGCGAGCTGATGTACACCTACGACCGGCTGTTCAGTGCCTACGATCACACGGTAGCGCAGATCTTGCTTACCGGCGTGGACGTGGAGCACACCGAGCGCCGGGTAAATATCCAGAACACCCTGACTCGCCTGCTGGAGCTGGGTGCACTGCCCATCATCAATGAAAACGACAGTGTTGCCACCGATGAGATCACCTCCATTGGCGACAACGACACGCTGGCCGCTATTGTGGCCTGCTGCTGCAAGGCCGACCTGCTGGTGCTGCTGAGCGACATTGACGGCCTGTACACCGCCAACCCCCACACCCACCCGGATGCGGCACTCATCCCGCTGGTGGAAGAGATCACCTCGGAAGTTATGGCGCTGGCAGACGGTGCGGGCTCGGCGCTGGGCACCGGCGGCATGGCCACCAAGCTGCGGGCTGCCCGCATGGTGACCGGCAGCGGTGCAGATATGGTCATTGCCAACGGCGCACACCCGGAGCTGCTGTATGATATCGCTGCGGGCAAGCCCATCGGCACCCGCTTTGCCGGGCACAAGCAGCCTGCACTGTCCACACAGGAGGTTTGA
- the proC gene encoding pyrroline-5-carboxylate reductase — protein MMKTIGFLGCGNMGGAIARAVCKATEPENVFLANRTAAKAEALAAELGCQTATNAEVAGDCDLIFLAVKPQMMEAMLEPLRFILAERTKRFVLCTMAAGLPVARIQEMAGGDYPVIRIMPNTPASVGEGMIQYCSVNVTAEEEAAFCQLMAPAGRLDAVAEGMIDAASCVSGCGPAWVYQFIEALADGGVACGLPRAKAQEYAAQMVLGSAKLVLESGKHPGALKDAVCSPGGSTIQGVRVLEEHGLRGAVMDAVLAAYDKTKEMGKG, from the coding sequence ATGATGAAAACCATTGGGTTTTTAGGCTGTGGAAACATGGGCGGTGCTATTGCCCGCGCTGTGTGCAAGGCTACCGAGCCTGAGAATGTGTTTCTGGCGAACCGTACAGCGGCAAAGGCTGAAGCGCTTGCCGCAGAACTGGGCTGTCAGACCGCCACCAACGCCGAGGTCGCCGGTGACTGCGACCTGATCTTTCTGGCGGTAAAGCCCCAGATGATGGAGGCCATGCTGGAGCCGCTGCGGTTCATCCTTGCCGAGCGCACCAAGCGGTTCGTGCTGTGCACCATGGCAGCCGGCTTACCGGTGGCACGCATTCAGGAGATGGCGGGCGGCGACTACCCTGTTATCCGTATCATGCCCAACACCCCGGCGTCGGTAGGCGAAGGCATGATCCAGTATTGCTCTGTCAACGTGACCGCCGAGGAGGAGGCCGCATTCTGTCAGCTGATGGCTCCCGCCGGGCGTCTGGACGCCGTAGCCGAGGGCATGATCGATGCCGCAAGCTGCGTTTCCGGCTGCGGCCCGGCATGGGTGTACCAGTTTATTGAAGCGCTGGCCGATGGCGGCGTGGCCTGCGGTCTGCCCCGGGCAAAGGCACAGGAATACGCCGCACAGATGGTGCTGGGCAGCGCAAAGCTGGTGCTGGAAAGCGGCAAGCACCCCGGCGCGCTGAAGGACGCTGTGTGTAGCCCCGGCGGCAGCACCATTCAGGGCGTGCGGGTACTGGAAGAACACGGGCTGCGCGGTGCGGTGATGGATGCCGTGCTGGCCGCTTACGACAAAACAAAAGAAATGGGAAAGGGTTAA
- a CDS encoding TetR-like C-terminal domain-containing protein gives MSQTTKRALEASLKKLLLEKPLNKITINDITEDCGVNRMTFYYHFKDIYDLVDWILAEDAAKAMEGRRGFGTWSEAYLDVLHQLQDNKTLVLNVYRSVGREQVEQYLYRLLDPILKDFADRECHDITVQDADKQFVVDFYKYALVGMTLEWTRRDMKGDPKKMVERVSTMIHGDFRRALCRLSTGSLKIEE, from the coding sequence GTGTCACAAACGACAAAACGGGCACTGGAGGCATCTTTGAAGAAGCTGCTGCTGGAAAAGCCCCTGAACAAGATCACGATCAACGATATCACCGAGGACTGCGGGGTCAACCGCATGACCTTTTATTACCATTTTAAGGACATCTACGATCTGGTGGACTGGATCCTTGCAGAGGATGCCGCCAAGGCAATGGAAGGCCGCCGGGGCTTTGGTACATGGAGCGAAGCCTATCTGGACGTTCTGCACCAGCTTCAGGACAACAAGACCCTTGTGCTCAACGTTTACCGCTCGGTGGGCAGGGAACAGGTGGAACAGTACCTTTATAGATTGCTGGACCCCATCCTGAAGGACTTTGCAGACCGCGAATGCCACGATATCACCGTGCAGGACGCAGACAAGCAGTTTGTCGTCGATTTTTACAAGTATGCACTGGTGGGCATGACGCTGGAATGGACCCGCCGGGATATGAAAGGCGACCCCAAGAAGATGGTGGAGCGCGTGAGCACCATGATCCACGGGGATTTCCGCCGGGCACTGTGCCGCCTGAGCACCGGCAGCTTGAAAATAGAGGAATGA